One Burkholderia sp. PAMC 26561 genomic window carries:
- the guaD gene encoding guanine deaminase, with protein MPTPTRQTAYRAQLLTFRDDPAFSDSNAVYETDGLLLVENGRVVAAGAYAALRAQIAPDAIVKDLRDKLIVPGFIDSHIHYPQTDMIASPAPGLLPWLNTYTFPTERKFEDPAYARETAGFFIDELLACGTTSALVYCTVHKQSADAFFGESESRNLRMIAGKVLMDRNCPEYLQDTAQSGYDDSAELIAKWHGRGRQEYALTPRFAPTSTEAQLEACAVLARKHQDVYIQSHVAENTDEIKWVESLFPGHRSYLDIYDHYDLLRQRAVYGHCIYLDDTDRQRMAETGAVASHCPTSNLFLGSGLFDIEKAGKANMPVALATDVGGGTSFSMLQTMGEAHKIARLTGHHLTAARMFWLATTGAAQVLDMADKVGTLKPGSEADFVVLDPAGTPLLARRTTRADSLEELLFAFAMLGDDRAVFETYSAGQRVHERDARRAAVAELAAA; from the coding sequence ATGCCTACGCCCACCCGCCAGACCGCCTACCGCGCGCAACTTCTCACGTTCCGCGACGATCCTGCTTTCTCCGACAGCAACGCCGTGTATGAGACCGACGGCCTGTTGCTCGTGGAGAATGGCCGCGTGGTGGCGGCGGGCGCGTATGCGGCCTTGCGCGCTCAGATCGCGCCGGACGCCATCGTCAAGGATCTGCGCGACAAGCTGATCGTGCCGGGCTTCATCGATTCGCACATTCACTACCCGCAGACCGACATGATCGCGTCGCCCGCGCCCGGTTTGCTGCCATGGTTGAACACGTACACGTTTCCGACCGAGCGCAAGTTCGAAGACCCGGCGTATGCACGCGAGACGGCAGGATTTTTCATCGATGAACTCCTCGCGTGCGGCACGACCAGCGCGCTCGTGTATTGCACGGTCCACAAGCAATCCGCCGATGCCTTCTTCGGCGAAAGCGAATCCCGCAATCTGCGCATGATCGCGGGCAAGGTGCTGATGGATCGTAATTGCCCGGAATATCTGCAAGATACCGCGCAATCCGGTTACGACGACAGCGCCGAACTCATCGCGAAATGGCATGGCCGCGGACGTCAGGAATATGCGCTCACGCCACGTTTTGCGCCGACCTCCACCGAGGCGCAACTCGAAGCCTGCGCGGTGCTCGCGCGCAAGCACCAGGACGTATATATCCAGAGCCACGTCGCGGAAAACACCGACGAGATCAAATGGGTCGAAAGCCTGTTCCCCGGGCATCGAAGCTATCTGGACATCTACGATCACTACGATCTGCTGCGTCAACGCGCGGTCTATGGCCATTGCATCTACCTCGACGATACCGACCGTCAACGCATGGCCGAGACCGGCGCGGTCGCGTCGCATTGCCCGACATCGAACCTGTTCCTCGGCAGCGGCCTCTTCGATATCGAAAAAGCCGGCAAAGCGAACATGCCGGTCGCGCTCGCCACCGACGTAGGCGGCGGCACATCGTTTTCGATGCTGCAAACCATGGGCGAAGCACACAAGATCGCGCGCCTGACAGGTCATCACCTGACGGCCGCACGCATGTTCTGGCTTGCGACGACGGGCGCCGCGCAAGTGCTCGATATGGCGGACAAGGTCGGGACGCTGAAACCTGGCAGTGAAGCCGATTTCGTCGTGCTGGATCCGGCCGGCACGCCGCTTCTCGCGCGTCGCACGACACGGGCGGACTCGCTGGAAGAACTGTTGTTCGCATTCGCAATGCTGGGCGATGACCGCGCGGTCTTCGAAACCTATTCGGCGGGGCAGCGTGTGCATGAAAGAGATGCACGGCGTGCTGCGGTTGCGGAGCTGGCTGCAGCTTGA
- a CDS encoding NCS2 family permease: MASITQDSTTLERFFGIRAAGSRTKTEVVAGITTFLTAMYIIVVNPGILSQAGVPFPAALTATVIVSFLGSCAMGLYARNPVLVAPGMGMNALFAFVMVHGGKMPWQTALGCVFWAGVIFAVLALFNARKLVVDAIPANLRHAVSCGIGLFISLIGLVNAKFVVGDPVTIVHSASLNPVVITFLIGLAVTTILVARKVTGALMLGIIFTTVIAIPIGRFWGDGTAYWPAAIATKTLVNWNGLVSAPDFSALGRLDIFGSLKVIYWPFIFVMLFTSFFDALSTFMAISEAGKLYDKDGNPRNIRESMMVDSFSALISAPLGTSPANAYIESAAGISAGGRTGLVAVIAGLCFLPFLFLSPLLSLVPAIATAPALVLVGVFMMESITKIEWGRFDEAIPAFLAMILIPLTYSITDGIAYGFLAFVVIKFFTGRGKEIKPAMWIVAALSLLLLTQL; encoded by the coding sequence ATGGCATCGATTACTCAGGACAGCACCACGCTCGAGCGTTTCTTCGGCATCCGCGCCGCGGGTTCGCGCACGAAAACGGAAGTCGTCGCGGGCATCACGACCTTTCTCACGGCGATGTACATCATCGTCGTCAATCCAGGGATCTTGTCGCAGGCGGGCGTGCCGTTTCCCGCGGCGCTGACGGCGACCGTGATCGTGAGTTTCCTCGGCAGTTGCGCGATGGGTTTGTACGCGCGCAACCCCGTGCTGGTGGCGCCCGGCATGGGCATGAACGCGCTGTTTGCGTTCGTGATGGTCCACGGCGGCAAGATGCCGTGGCAGACGGCGCTTGGCTGCGTCTTCTGGGCCGGCGTGATCTTCGCGGTCCTCGCGTTGTTCAACGCGCGCAAGCTGGTCGTCGATGCCATTCCGGCGAATCTGCGCCACGCTGTATCGTGCGGCATCGGGCTCTTTATCAGCTTGATTGGCCTGGTCAACGCGAAGTTCGTGGTCGGCGATCCGGTCACGATCGTGCATTCGGCATCGCTGAATCCGGTAGTGATCACGTTCCTGATCGGCTTGGCCGTGACCACCATCCTGGTCGCGCGCAAGGTGACCGGCGCGCTGATGCTAGGCATCATTTTCACGACCGTGATTGCGATTCCAATTGGCCGGTTCTGGGGCGACGGCACGGCATACTGGCCCGCCGCAATCGCCACGAAAACACTCGTGAACTGGAACGGCCTGGTCTCGGCCCCGGATTTTTCGGCGCTCGGCCGGCTCGATATTTTCGGCTCGCTGAAGGTGATCTACTGGCCGTTCATCTTCGTCATGTTGTTCACGTCGTTCTTCGACGCGCTTTCAACCTTCATGGCGATCTCGGAAGCCGGCAAGCTTTACGACAAAGATGGCAACCCGCGCAACATCCGCGAGTCGATGATGGTCGATTCGTTCTCCGCACTGATTTCCGCGCCGCTCGGGACAAGCCCGGCGAACGCCTACATTGAATCGGCGGCGGGGATTTCGGCGGGCGGACGCACGGGCCTGGTCGCGGTCATCGCGGGCCTGTGTTTCCTGCCGTTCCTGTTCCTCTCGCCGCTGCTCTCGCTCGTGCCCGCAATCGCGACGGCGCCGGCGCTCGTGCTTGTCGGCGTGTTCATGATGGAATCGATCACGAAGATCGAATGGGGCCGTTTCGACGAAGCCATTCCCGCCTTCCTCGCAATGATCCTGATCCCGCTGACCTACTCGATCACCGATGGCATTGCGTACGGATTCCTCGCGTTTGTCGTGATCAAGTTCTTCACGGGCCGCGGAAAAGAAATCAAGCCGGCGATGTGGATTGTCGCCGCGCTTTCGTTGCTGCTTTTGACACAGCTATAA
- a CDS encoding adenosine deaminase encodes MTATLAEKIARAPKAELHIHIEGSLEPELIFELAKRNGVTLAYDSIDALRAAYAFTDLQSFLDIYYAGASVLLHERDFHDMTMAYVERALADHVTHTEIFFDPQTHTERGVSIATAMAGIESALAEGEKRGLTSKVILCFLRHLPEEDALKTFNEALPLFDQYKHRLIGVGLDSSERGHPPSKFERVFAKARDKGLKLVAHAGEEGPPAYVYEALDLLKVDRVDHGVRSMEDPALVARLADARIALTVCPLSNLKLRVFDDMTKHTLKALLDQGVAVMINSDDPAYFGGYVNANYFAIQEALNLTDAEVYTLLKNSLEASFVTDAERNAMVAKLDAYWHAAA; translated from the coding sequence ATGACTGCCACTCTCGCCGAAAAGATCGCCCGCGCGCCCAAAGCCGAGCTCCATATCCATATTGAAGGTTCGCTCGAACCCGAACTGATTTTCGAGCTGGCAAAGCGCAACGGCGTGACGCTCGCGTACGATTCCATCGATGCATTGCGCGCGGCTTACGCATTCACCGACCTGCAATCGTTCCTGGATATTTATTACGCCGGCGCGAGCGTGCTGCTGCACGAACGCGATTTTCACGACATGACCATGGCGTACGTCGAACGCGCGCTTGCCGACCATGTCACGCACACCGAAATTTTCTTCGATCCCCAGACGCACACCGAGCGCGGTGTGTCGATTGCGACGGCAATGGCGGGTATTGAAAGCGCGTTGGCCGAAGGCGAGAAGCGCGGCCTGACGAGCAAGGTGATCCTGTGTTTCCTGCGCCATTTGCCGGAGGAAGACGCGCTCAAGACATTCAATGAAGCCCTGCCCCTGTTCGATCAATACAAGCATCGGCTGATTGGTGTCGGGCTGGATTCGTCGGAGCGTGGACATCCGCCGTCGAAGTTCGAGCGCGTGTTCGCAAAGGCGCGCGATAAAGGCCTGAAACTCGTGGCGCATGCAGGCGAAGAAGGACCGCCTGCGTACGTGTACGAAGCGCTCGATCTGCTGAAGGTCGATCGTGTCGATCACGGCGTGCGCAGCATGGAAGACCCGGCGTTGGTCGCGCGTCTCGCCGATGCCCGCATTGCGCTGACCGTCTGCCCGCTGTCGAACCTGAAGCTGCGCGTCTTCGACGACATGACCAAGCACACGCTCAAGGCGCTGCTCGACCAGGGCGTGGCCGTGATGATCAATTCGGACGATCCGGCGTACTTCGGCGGTTACGTGAACGCCAATTACTTCGCGATCCAGGAAGCCCTGAATCTCACCGATGCCGAGGTCTACACGCTGCTCAAGAACAGCCTGGAAGCCTCGTTCGTGACGGATGCAGAACGCAACGCCATGGTCGCCAAGCTCGATGCCTACTGGCACGCAGCGGCCTGA
- the xdhC gene encoding xanthine dehydrogenase accessory protein XdhC — protein MQAWLHDLQHLLAHGDAVVLVTVARVQGSAPREPGTKMLVTRDDTRHTIGGGHLEWKAIETARQVLKDGARSPHMRRLERFALGPSLGQCCGGAVVLAFERLDIGDLAWVTSLNKRLTQGHPTVRSVGFGPFPEAVMLSDPEPGTNTQDCLLWDGSGFDESGALLTETITLREFSVVLFGAGHVGAAIVRVLANLPCRVVWVDERDETFPPPDHLPDNVTMDASGTPESAVDEARANSYFLVMTHNHALDLALAERILRRGDFAFFGMIGSHTKKVQFERRLAARGIEPMRIDRMTCPIGVPGIVDKAPEMIAVSVAAQLLQKVEEHAAHGYNSAQHPQTA, from the coding sequence ATGCAAGCCTGGCTGCACGACCTGCAACACCTTCTCGCACACGGCGACGCCGTCGTGCTGGTGACGGTCGCGCGCGTGCAGGGTTCGGCGCCGCGCGAGCCGGGAACGAAGATGCTCGTTACCCGCGACGACACGCGTCATACCATCGGCGGCGGCCATCTCGAATGGAAAGCGATCGAAACCGCGCGGCAAGTGCTGAAAGACGGCGCGCGCAGTCCGCACATGCGGCGTCTCGAACGTTTCGCACTCGGCCCGAGTCTCGGCCAGTGTTGCGGCGGCGCAGTCGTGCTGGCGTTCGAGCGCCTGGATATCGGCGATCTGGCATGGGTGACGTCGCTTAACAAACGCCTGACGCAGGGCCATCCGACCGTGCGCAGCGTCGGTTTCGGTCCCTTCCCCGAAGCTGTGATGCTGTCCGATCCCGAGCCGGGCACGAACACGCAGGACTGCCTGCTCTGGGACGGCTCAGGCTTCGACGAAAGCGGCGCATTGCTCACCGAGACCATCACGTTGCGCGAGTTCTCCGTGGTGCTGTTCGGCGCGGGACACGTGGGCGCGGCGATCGTCAGGGTGCTGGCCAATCTGCCATGCCGGGTCGTCTGGGTCGATGAACGCGATGAAACCTTCCCGCCCCCGGATCATCTCCCTGACAACGTCACCATGGACGCCAGCGGCACGCCCGAATCCGCCGTGGACGAAGCCAGGGCCAACAGCTATTTCCTGGTAATGACGCATAACCACGCGCTCGATCTCGCGCTCGCCGAACGCATTCTCCGCCGTGGGGATTTCGCGTTTTTCGGCATGATCGGTTCGCACACGAAGAAGGTCCAGTTCGAGCGGCGTCTGGCGGCGCGCGGTATCGAACCCATGCGGATTGACCGCATGACCTGCCCCATCGGCGTACCCGGAATCGTTGATAAAGCCCCGGAAATGATCGCAGTCTCCGTTGCAGCCCAGTTGTTGCAGAAGGTCGAAGAACACGCCGCGCACGGCTACAATTCCGCGCAGCATCCGCAAACCGCGTGA
- the xdhB gene encoding xanthine dehydrogenase molybdopterin binding subunit produces the protein MNKRTDPLLDSAADSEITARTGETLDAPSAKKPEGAAIGVGLPHESAHLHVSGEATYVDDIGEVRGTLHAALGLSRHAHARIVSINLDLVLAAPGVIAVFTADDIPGENNCGPVLHDDPILAKDEVHYLGQPVFAVIAETHDLARRAAALAKSEEVIRYEPLEAILTPRDAKAKKEFVLPPLHLKRGDPDGKMAAAKHRLQGEFEVGGQEQFYLEGQIAYAVPKEHDSILVYSSTQHPSEMQHLVAHMLDWPTHNVQCECRRMGGGFGGKESQSGIFACIASLAAHLLHKPVKLRADRDDDFMITGKRHDAVYTYEAGFDDDGRLQGARVEIALRAGYSADLSGAVATRAVCHFDNAYFLKDVDITALCCRTNTQSNTAFRGFGGPQGALVMEVLMDEIAHRLKRDPVDVRRVNYYGIGERNVTPYGQTVEDNVLQPLTDELVSTSAYAQRRRAIAAFNATSPVLKRGIAFTPVKFGISFNVPFLNQAGALVHVYKDGSALVNHGGTEMGQGLNTKVAQVVANALGVALSRVRVTATDTSKVVNTSATAASTGSDLNGKAAEAAALTVRARLAELAARQLGGRPEDVRFHNGVVESNGGQMPFDQLVAAAYLARVQLWSDGFYATPKVNWDSKTLTGQPFYYFAYGAAISEVVVDTLTGEWRLLRADILHDAGQSINPSLDIGQVEGGFVQGMGWLTTEELWWNRDGRLMTHAPSTYKIPSVSDIPAAMNVKLFENQNVEPTVFRSKAVGEPPLLLGFSVLLAIRAAIASTAPDSIDAPVLRAPATPESILNALDAQASKQVVEAVADVAQPATVN, from the coding sequence ATGAACAAGCGTACCGATCCCCTCCTCGACAGCGCCGCCGACAGCGAAATCACGGCGCGCACCGGTGAAACCCTCGACGCGCCATCGGCTAAAAAGCCGGAGGGCGCCGCGATCGGCGTCGGCTTGCCGCACGAATCGGCGCACCTGCATGTAAGCGGCGAAGCCACGTATGTGGATGACATCGGCGAGGTGCGCGGCACCTTGCACGCGGCGCTTGGCCTGTCGCGGCATGCGCATGCGCGCATCGTGTCGATCAACCTCGATCTCGTTCTTGCCGCGCCCGGCGTGATCGCCGTCTTTACCGCCGACGACATCCCCGGCGAGAACAATTGCGGCCCCGTGCTGCACGACGACCCGATCCTCGCCAAAGACGAAGTGCATTACCTTGGGCAGCCGGTGTTTGCGGTTATCGCGGAAACGCACGATCTGGCGCGCCGCGCTGCCGCGCTCGCCAAAAGCGAAGAAGTGATCCGGTACGAACCGCTCGAAGCCATCCTCACACCGCGTGATGCCAAGGCGAAGAAGGAATTCGTGTTGCCGCCGCTGCATTTGAAACGTGGCGATCCGGATGGAAAGATGGCGGCGGCGAAGCACCGGCTCCAGGGTGAATTCGAAGTCGGCGGGCAGGAGCAGTTCTATCTGGAAGGGCAGATTGCGTACGCTGTCCCGAAGGAACATGACTCAATCCTCGTCTATAGCTCGACGCAGCATCCGAGCGAAATGCAGCATCTGGTCGCGCACATGCTCGACTGGCCCACGCACAACGTCCAGTGCGAATGCCGCAGGATGGGCGGTGGATTCGGCGGCAAGGAATCGCAATCGGGGATCTTTGCGTGCATCGCGTCGCTGGCCGCGCATTTGCTGCATAAACCCGTGAAACTGCGGGCCGATCGCGACGACGATTTCATGATCACCGGCAAGCGCCACGACGCCGTCTACACCTACGAAGCCGGCTTCGATGACGACGGCCGTCTGCAAGGCGCGCGCGTGGAAATCGCATTGCGCGCAGGTTATTCGGCGGATTTGTCGGGCGCCGTGGCGACACGCGCGGTCTGCCATTTCGATAACGCGTACTTCTTGAAAGACGTCGATATCACCGCGCTGTGCTGCCGCACGAACACGCAGTCGAACACGGCATTTCGCGGCTTCGGCGGTCCGCAAGGCGCGCTCGTGATGGAAGTCTTGATGGATGAGATCGCGCACCGGTTGAAGCGCGATCCCGTCGATGTGCGTCGCGTGAACTACTACGGCATCGGCGAGCGCAACGTTACGCCGTACGGCCAGACCGTCGAAGACAATGTGCTTCAACCCCTGACCGATGAACTGGTTTCAACGAGTGCCTATGCGCAGCGGCGCCGTGCGATTGCCGCGTTCAACGCAACAAGTCCCGTGCTCAAGCGCGGCATTGCGTTCACGCCCGTCAAGTTCGGCATCTCGTTCAACGTGCCGTTCCTGAACCAGGCCGGCGCGCTCGTGCATGTCTACAAGGACGGCTCCGCGCTCGTGAATCACGGCGGCACGGAAATGGGCCAGGGCTTGAACACAAAGGTCGCGCAGGTCGTGGCGAATGCATTGGGCGTGGCGTTATCGCGAGTTCGCGTGACGGCGACCGATACCTCCAAGGTCGTGAATACATCGGCGACGGCGGCATCGACGGGAAGCGATTTGAACGGTAAAGCGGCCGAAGCCGCCGCACTCACCGTTCGCGCACGGCTCGCGGAACTGGCGGCAAGACAACTCGGCGGACGTCCGGAAGACGTGCGTTTCCACAATGGCGTGGTGGAATCGAACGGTGGCCAGATGCCCTTCGATCAACTCGTCGCGGCTGCTTATCTTGCGCGTGTCCAGTTGTGGTCCGATGGTTTCTACGCCACGCCCAAGGTCAACTGGGATTCGAAAACGCTGACCGGCCAGCCGTTCTACTATTTCGCGTACGGCGCGGCGATCTCGGAAGTGGTCGTGGACACGCTGACCGGCGAATGGCGTTTGCTACGCGCCGATATCCTCCACGACGCGGGCCAGTCGATCAACCCATCGCTCGATATCGGTCAGGTGGAGGGCGGCTTCGTGCAAGGCATGGGCTGGCTCACGACCGAAGAACTCTGGTGGAACCGCGATGGCCGCCTGATGACACACGCGCCGTCCACTTACAAGATTCCATCAGTGAGCGATATTCCTGCCGCGATGAACGTGAAGCTCTTCGAGAACCAGAACGTCGAGCCGACCGTGTTCCGTTCAAAGGCCGTAGGCGAGCCGCCGCTGCTGCTCGGATTTTCGGTGTTGCTCGCGATTCGCGCGGCCATCGCGTCGACAGCACCCGATTCCATCGATGCCCCCGTTTTGCGCGCCCCCGCCACACCTGAATCGATACTGAACGCTTTGGACGCGCAAGCATCGAAGCAAGTAGTCGAAGCAGTAGCAGACGTCGCGCAGCCCGCGACGGTCAACTAG
- the xdhA gene encoding xanthine dehydrogenase small subunit — protein MTTQTIRFFQHGAIREVLDAPATRTVLQHLREHDQCTGTKEGCAEGDCGACTVVIGELDGDGQPQLKAVNACIQLMPTLDGRALFTVEDLREKDGTLHPVQQAMVDCHGSQCGFCTPGFVMSMWALYQNQPSDAGMPTRDEINAALSGNLCRCTGYRPIVDASQKMFEYPRSALDRETLKEQLQSIQRKYTFEYTAPDARGAAFGRPTFYAPVTLAEFGRLRAEHPDARILAGSTDIGLWITKQFRNLGDILFIGNVAELKSITRDAQWLTVGAAASLEDAYGALSSIYPELAEMWTRFASRPIRNAGTLGGNVANGSPIGDSMPALIALDAEIVLQRAMKTRSMPLDKFYLGYQKSALEPGEFVAAIRVPLPSAKLRFRTYKVSKRYDSDISAVCAAFAVTLDGTRVTAARFAFGGMAATPKRASNAEAVLVNQEWNEANVQAAMQALDVDFQPLTDMRASSAYRSKVARNVLWRFFLETRENEPLALHDVNAFAFDTQ, from the coding sequence ATGACAACGCAAACCATCCGGTTTTTTCAGCACGGCGCAATCCGCGAAGTGCTTGATGCACCCGCCACCCGCACCGTGCTGCAGCATTTGCGCGAACACGACCAATGCACCGGCACCAAGGAAGGCTGCGCCGAGGGCGATTGTGGCGCGTGCACGGTGGTTATCGGTGAACTGGATGGCGACGGGCAACCGCAGCTCAAGGCGGTCAACGCCTGCATCCAGCTCATGCCGACGCTCGATGGCCGCGCGCTTTTCACCGTCGAAGATCTGCGCGAGAAGGACGGCACGCTGCATCCCGTCCAGCAGGCCATGGTCGATTGCCACGGTTCGCAATGCGGCTTCTGCACACCGGGTTTCGTGATGTCGATGTGGGCGCTCTACCAGAATCAGCCGAGCGACGCCGGCATGCCCACCCGCGACGAAATCAACGCCGCCCTCTCCGGCAATCTCTGCCGGTGCACGGGGTATCGGCCGATCGTGGATGCTTCGCAGAAAATGTTCGAGTATCCGCGCTCGGCGCTCGACCGCGAGACGCTCAAAGAGCAACTCCAATCCATCCAGCGCAAGTACACGTTCGAATACACGGCGCCCGACGCACGCGGCGCCGCGTTCGGCCGTCCGACCTTCTACGCGCCGGTGACGCTCGCGGAGTTCGGCCGCCTTCGCGCCGAACACCCGGACGCAAGGATTCTTGCCGGCAGCACGGACATCGGCTTGTGGATCACCAAGCAATTCCGCAATCTCGGCGATATCCTCTTCATTGGCAATGTGGCCGAGTTGAAGTCCATTACGCGCGATGCTCAATGGCTCACCGTTGGCGCGGCGGCGTCGCTGGAAGATGCGTATGGCGCGCTCTCGTCCATTTATCCGGAACTCGCGGAGATGTGGACGCGCTTTGCATCGCGGCCGATCCGCAACGCCGGCACGCTCGGCGGGAATGTCGCGAACGGTTCGCCCATCGGCGATTCCATGCCTGCGCTGATCGCGCTCGACGCCGAAATCGTGCTGCAGCGTGCGATGAAAACCCGCTCGATGCCGCTCGACAAGTTCTATCTCGGCTATCAGAAATCCGCGCTCGAACCGGGCGAGTTCGTGGCGGCGATCCGTGTGCCGCTGCCATCGGCGAAATTGCGTTTTCGCACTTACAAGGTCTCGAAGCGCTACGACTCGGACATCTCGGCCGTGTGCGCGGCGTTCGCGGTGACGCTCGATGGCACCCGTGTCACCGCCGCGCGATTCGCGTTCGGCGGCATGGCGGCAACGCCGAAGCGGGCATCGAATGCCGAAGCCGTCCTGGTGAATCAGGAGTGGAACGAGGCGAACGTCCAGGCCGCCATGCAGGCGCTGGACGTCGACTTCCAGCCGCTCACCGACATGCGTGCGTCGAGCGCCTACAGAAGCAAAGTGGCGCGCAACGTGCTCTGGCGTTTCTTCCTGGAAACGCGCGAGAACGAGCCGCTCGCACTCCACGACGTCAACGCGTTCGCGTTCGACACGCAATAA
- a CDS encoding disulfide bond formation protein B, with translation MHGDDRAIRRERRLLVLLALISLALVGGALYLQFVKGEDPCPLCIIQRYFFVLIAVFALLGASFRGWRGIALLEVLVVLSALGGVVASARHVYVQAHPGFSCGFDALQPLVDSLPPAQWLPQVFKVAGLCETPYPPILGLSLPQWGLIGFTVMFLAVAGSLWSKRRLRA, from the coding sequence ATGCACGGGGACGATCGCGCAATTCGCCGCGAACGGCGGCTACTGGTCCTGCTTGCGCTGATAAGCCTGGCACTGGTCGGCGGCGCGCTTTATCTGCAGTTCGTGAAAGGTGAAGATCCCTGCCCGCTCTGCATCATCCAGCGTTATTTCTTCGTGCTGATCGCCGTATTTGCGCTGCTTGGCGCGTCGTTCAGAGGTTGGCGCGGGATCGCGCTGCTCGAGGTGCTCGTCGTCCTCTCAGCGCTGGGCGGCGTGGTCGCTTCCGCGCGGCACGTCTATGTCCAGGCGCATCCGGGTTTCAGTTGCGGTTTCGATGCGCTGCAACCCCTTGTGGATTCCCTGCCGCCCGCGCAGTGGCTGCCGCAGGTGTTCAAGGTCGCAGGCTTGTGCGAGACGCCGTACCCGCCAATTCTCGGACTTTCGCTTCCGCAGTGGGGCCTGATCGGGTTCACTGTAATGTTTCTGGCCGTCGCCGGAAGTTTGTGGTCCAAACGCAGGCTGCGAGCCTGA
- a CDS encoding amidase, whose translation MPITSPQFAPLAQLAAALRDGKATSRMLVEQALERIADPAGQGAIAFLQVDAGRARAAADAHDALRRAGTVLSPLAGIPISIKDLFNIEGQVTRAGSRVLADAQPAKADAVAVARLRRAGGVIVGRTNMSEFAFSGLGLNPHYGTPRSPYRSNVAGDERIAGGSSSGAAASVADGMAAIALGTDTGGSIRIPAALCGLTGFKPTAARVPTQGGVPLSTTLDSFGPIGLSVACCALVDRILAGRDAVVPATRPLDGVRLGVLTNFVMDGVDETVASAYSAAIGHLSAAGALVEDVRFGPLDQLGEISRFSFASMEAYAWHRQLLAAHADQYDPRVRTRIVKGAPATAADYLDLLQARAAMIEQARTLWQRFDAIVCPTVPVVPPRIADLEHDDEAFGRINALILRNPSVFNFLDSCALSLPCHPRGEAPVGLMLAGAPFGDDVLLSIGRAVEAVLETTR comes from the coding sequence ATGCCCATCACTTCGCCGCAATTTGCTCCCCTCGCGCAACTCGCTGCAGCCCTTCGCGACGGCAAGGCCACTAGCCGGATGCTCGTCGAACAGGCACTCGAACGCATCGCAGATCCCGCCGGACAAGGCGCGATCGCTTTCCTTCAGGTCGATGCCGGCCGCGCCCGCGCCGCCGCTGACGCGCATGACGCACTTCGCCGCGCCGGCACCGTGCTCTCGCCGCTCGCAGGCATTCCCATATCGATCAAGGATCTCTTCAATATCGAAGGCCAGGTCACGCGCGCGGGTTCGCGCGTGCTGGCCGACGCACAGCCGGCCAAGGCTGACGCCGTCGCCGTTGCACGGTTGCGGCGTGCCGGCGGCGTGATCGTCGGGCGAACCAACATGAGCGAATTTGCGTTTTCCGGGCTGGGGCTGAACCCGCATTACGGGACGCCGCGCTCGCCGTATCGAAGCAACGTGGCGGGCGACGAACGCATCGCGGGCGGCTCGTCTTCAGGGGCGGCGGCATCGGTCGCGGACGGCATGGCCGCCATTGCACTGGGCACGGACACCGGCGGTTCCATCCGCATCCCGGCCGCGCTCTGCGGACTGACCGGCTTCAAACCGACCGCGGCGCGCGTGCCCACGCAAGGCGGCGTGCCCTTGTCCACGACGCTCGATTCGTTCGGGCCAATCGGGTTGTCGGTGGCGTGCTGCGCGTTGGTCGACAGGATCCTGGCCGGCCGCGACGCCGTCGTGCCAGCAACCCGGCCGCTCGACGGCGTGCGCCTCGGCGTGCTGACCAACTTCGTGATGGACGGCGTCGACGAAACCGTTGCAAGCGCGTATTCGGCTGCCATCGGGCATCTGTCGGCGGCGGGCGCGTTGGTGGAGGACGTGCGTTTCGGGCCGCTCGACCAGCTTGGCGAGATCAGCCGCTTCAGCTTCGCGTCCATGGAAGCATATGCGTGGCACCGGCAATTGCTCGCAGCGCATGCCGACCAGTACGACCCCCGCGTGCGCACGCGGATCGTGAAGGGCGCGCCGGCTACAGCTGCCGATTATCTCGACCTTTTGCAGGCACGCGCCGCGATGATCGAGCAAGCGCGCACGCTGTGGCAGCGGTTTGACGCCATCGTGTGCCCGACCGTGCCGGTCGTGCCGCCGCGCATCGCCGATCTGGAACACGACGACGAAGCATTCGGCCGCATCAATGCACTGATCTTGCGCAATCCGTCGGTCTTCAATTTCCTCGATAGTTGCGCGTTGTCACTGCCTTGCCATCCACGTGGCGAAGCTCCGGTCGGCCTGATGCTGGCCGGCGCGCCATTTGGCGACGACGTGCTGCTTTCCATTGGCCGCGCGGTCGAAGCCGTGCTTGAGACCACCCGATAA
- a CDS encoding DUF4160 domain-containing protein: MPTIFRIGAARVVIYLNDHMPAHVHVLDGNQHAVFNLHCPNGPPALVRNHGFSHAAANTFARRMQNVVGSLCTEWKTLHDCFS, from the coding sequence ATGCCAACGATTTTTCGCATCGGCGCTGCACGCGTCGTGATTTATCTGAACGACCATATGCCGGCGCACGTCCACGTACTGGACGGGAACCAGCATGCTGTTTTTAATCTTCACTGTCCGAATGGACCGCCGGCGCTTGTTAGAAACCACGGTTTTTCACACGCCGCTGCAAACACCTTTGCCCGCCGGATGCAGAACGTGGTCGGCTCACTGTGCACTGAATGGAAGACACTTCATGACTGCTTTAGTTGA